The genomic interval GGCGAACTCCATGCACAAGGTCTTCGAGGACGTGCAGGCGGGCGTGGACGTGCCGATCCTTCACATCGCGGAGTGCGTCGGCAAAAGGATGGAGCAGGAGGGTGTCCGGCGTGCAGCCCTGATCGGGACGCGCAACGTGATGACGGAAAGCTTCTACCGCCGGCGTCTCGTGGCGCATGGTGTCGACCTGTTGCCTCCGGACATGGGAAATGTCGAGATGCTTGATTCCATCATCTACGACGAACTGATGGTCGGGCGAGCGACGCGAGGGGCGGAGCGCGCGTTGAAGTCCATGTTCACCGATCTCGAGAAGGACGGCGCCGAGGCGGTCGTTCTTGCCTGTACCGAGCTTGAGCAGGTGGTGGATACCGATGCCAACGTCCTGCCCGTTTTCGATTGCACCCGCATTCATGCAGAAGCCGCGGCAGAGTGGATCATGGGCGACGAATAGGCGCTTTTCTGCGCTGTTCCCGCCCTGTTCCCGTTGCCTGAAAACCGGCTGCTACCTAGCGCTGATCGCATGATCCGTGCACCGTATGCCGCCGACCCCGCAATGACACGCGGACGCGAATTCGATCAACCGGGCGACGGTGCGCGCGGTCCGCGGACGGCATTCCAGCGGGACCGGGACCGGATCATCCATTCCATTGCTTTTCGCCGGTTGGCCGGGAAGACCCAGGTTTTCGTCGCGCCGGACGGCGACCATTACCGGGTCCGGCTGACCCATAGCCTCGAGGTAGCGCAGATCGGGCGGGTGATCGCTCGCGAATTGCGGGCAGACGAGGATCTCACCGAAGCCCTGTGCCTCGCGCACGATCTCGGGCATCCGCCATTCGGCCACTCGGGGGAGGACGCTCTCGACGCTGCGCTCCACAACCGGGGCGGCTTCGATCACAACGGGCACACGTTGCGAACCGTCATGCGTCTGGACAGCCCCTATTGTGGCATATCGGGTCTCAACCTGTCCTGGGAGACACTGGAAGGTTTGGCCAAGCACAACGGGCCGGTCGCGACGCCCGGCTGGGCGCTCAGGGAACTCGACGAGCAATTTCCGCTCGATCTTCGCCAGTGGCCCTCGCTGGAAGCACAGATTGCCGCGCTGGCGGACGACATCGCTTACGATAATCACGATATAGACGACGGGCTTCGTGCCGGCTTCCTCGATCTCGACGACCTGCTGACGCTCGATTTCGTGGCCGAGCACTGGCGCGATGCAGAACGTCGCTTCCCTGGAGCGCCACGGGAGGCGCTTCTGCGCGAGCTGGTCCGCAGTCAGATCGGGACCATGGTGAACGACGTGATCGAAACCACGCGCAGCAAGCTCGAAGGCATGGAATCCCCCGCTCAGATACGCGAAGCGAACGCCGCCGTAGCCACGTTCAGCAGCGCCATGGCGCAGCGTGAAAGAGCGCTCAAACGCTTCATGTACGCCAGGCTTTATCATCACGGCGAACAAAGGGAGACAGCGTCGCGCGCCCGCGCCCTGGTCGCCCGCCTTTACGCCGCGTACGACCAGCAGCCCTCGCTGATGACGCAGGGCTGGACCGACGGGGCACCCGCCCGGGAACCTCAGCGCGCTCGGCATATCGCCGATTTCATTGCCGGAATGACCGATCGTTTCGCAATCGATCAGTATGCTCGCATTTTTGGCGAGCGACCGCAGGGTTTGTCAAATGTCTGACTTCGGGCGGGTGTTGCTGGTTGGCGCGACGGGACTTGTCGGGCGCGCTATCCTGACCCGGTCGATCGATCTGCCGAAGATACGTTTGCAAGCCCTGGCTCGCCGCGAGATACCCCTGCCTCGCGGAGCGCGCATGGAGTTGGTCCTGGCCGACGCGGAGGATTGGCCGGCTATCATCGCGACCCTGCAACCCGATGCCGTAATCTGCGCGCTCGGCACGACGCGGACCAAGGCCGGAAGCCGCGAGGCTTTCCGCGCGGTGGATCATGACCTGGTCATGGACGTCGCGAACGCGGCGAAAGCGAACGAGGCCACGCATTTCGTCATGGTCTCCGCAGCCGGGGCCGATGCAGCATCGCGCAATTTCTATTTACGGACCAAAGGGGAAACGGAAGAGGCCGTGCGTGCACTGAAGTTTTCACGCCTCGACATCCTTCGTCCAGGCCTGTTGCGCGGGCGACGCGCTGGAGACCGGCGCCCCCTTGAATCTCTTGCGCAGCTTGCCGCCCCTATCGTCGACCCTTTCCTTCGTGGGGGGAGGGCAAGGTATCGTTCGATCCCGACGGAGACCGTAGCCAAGGCCGCCTTGCAAGGAGCGAGCGCGAAAGCCCGCGGTTCGTTCGTCCACGCCAATGACGGTATCGCTCGTCTGGCGAGAGACCTGGACCGGCGCATGGCCTCCACGCCTCATTCGGGCTAGGCCATTCCCCAGGAGGCAGAGATGTGGAACACGATTTTCGGTATGGCGAACCTGTGGGCCTTGCTCGCCTGGACGGTGTTGATCGCCCTGCCGCGAAAGCCGGTATCGCTCTCGGCTTTGATGTATGCCGGTGTCGGGCTGCTCTGCCTCGCCTACGTCCTGCTGGTGGCACTTGTTCTGGGGGGTCTGGTCCACACCGGGGGAGAGCAAGGCGCAATATCCTTTACCTCCGTCCCCGGCGTTCGAGCGATCTTTTCTACCGATGCCGGCGTCACAATTGGCTGGATACACTATCTCGCGCTTGATCTGTTCGCCGGCCTTTGGATCGCACGCGATGCAGAAGCAAAAGCCTATTCGCGCCTGCTGCAAGCCCCTGTCCTTCTGCTTACCTTCATGGCCGGACCGGCGGGGTTGGGTGTATGGCTGCTCGTTCGAGAAGGGCGCGCCCGCGCCGTCGCGGGACCGCGGAAGCGATTGCGTTGAAACGTCACGCCCCTGCCGCCGACCGCAATTGTCTGCCGATCGCGAGGGAACTCGCGCGCGACCTGCCGGGCCGCGGAACGATTTTGGAGGTGGCGAGCGGAACCGGTCAGCATGCGGTCACCTTCGCAAGGGCGTTCAAGCGATTGATCTGGCAGCCCAGCGACTGCAGCGGCGATGCGCTCGCGTCAATCGCCGCCTGGCGCGCCGACAGCGAATGCACCAACCTTCTGTCACCGCTAGCACTCGACGCCGCTTCGCCTGAATGGCCCGTCGAAAAGGTCGATGCCATGGTTTGCATAAACATGGTCCACATCAGTGCGCCGGAGACGACCGAAGGCCTGTTCGCCGGTGCGGGTCGGCTGCTCGCGGCAGGAGACCCGTTGATACTCTACGGCCCGTTTTTTGAAGAAGGCGTCGATACGGCGTCGTCCAATATCGCCTTCGACGAAAGTCTCAGGGCGCGCGATGCGTCCTGGGGTCTGCGCCGCGTGGAATGGGTGGATTCGCTTGCGAGACGGTTTTCGTTCATTCGCGCCCGCCGCGCTCAGTTGCCGGCGAACAATATTCTGCTCGTCTATCGTAAGGAAGCCTGACCGGCTGAACGACATCGCAGCCGTGACCTTCGCAGATCGGTGTTTCCGACGCGCGTCAGGTCGCCCTGTCGACGTCGTTTGCCAGGGATTCCAGATCCTGACCCATGCCGCGCACGGTATTGCAGGCAGTGGCGCCGAAAGCGAGAGCACCCAAGGCGACGGCGATTACTATCTTTCGCATGTAAAACTCCTGAACCCGACTGCCCGCCGCTCTCGGACGAAAAGCCTTGCTTGTCCAGCCGTTAACCGCCGATGACTTCGTGCCGATCCCGCAGCCGCCGGCGTCGCAAAATGCTTTCGCGCCAGGTTATGATGATTCCGGCCAGGACGACGAGGGGAGCGCCCAGCCAGGTCCACACGGTCGGCAAAGTGGCGAAGATCAGCCAGCCGTAGAGGGTCGCCCAGATCAGACCCGAATAATCCATCACAATGACACTGGAGACCTCTCCATAACGCAGGGCAAGCGTCACCAAAACCTGACCGGCGGTTCCCGCCAGACCGATGCCCAGCAGGATCAGCCACTGGGTCGATGTATGTTCCGTCGCAACGAACGGCAGTACGGGTGCTGTCACCACGACGCTGGTGAAGGCGAACCAGAAGACGATCACCATCGGCTTGTCCGTTCGGCTGAGATCGCGGATCTGGATCGAGATAAGGGCGAGCATGAATGCGCCTCCCAGAGCGACGAGCGCACCGACAAGCGGCACATGCCCGCCGCCCGGCTGTGCGATGACCAGTACCCCTGCGAAACCGGCGATAACCGCAGACCAGCGCCACTTCCCCACATGTTCGCCCAGTAAGGTGGCGGACAGGATGACGGCCCAGATCGAGGACGTGAAGTTGAAGGTGGTCGCTTCCGCCAGCGGCAGGAGGATGACGCCGCCGAAATTGAATGCCATGCCCACCAGACCGTAGCCCGCGCGGATCGCATGGGAGCGCGGCCGTGCTGTCCTCAGGGTCGAGAGGCCGCCCGCGAGCATCGCCCAGCCGAGCAGTATCGGGACGGATACCGCCTGCCGCCAGAACACGATTTCGACGATATGTATGCCGCTTTCGGAAGCCAGCTTGATGAACATGGCCATTGTCCCGAAGGCGGCGATGCCAGCGATCCGGAGGATCAGAGCGAGAACGGGATTGTCGTCGGATGGATTGCCGGTCGCGGGAGCCACGGCCGCTGCCATAGGGCAGGCGACCAAACGTTCAAGCGCCGCGATCCGTTGCACCTGTATCGGACAGTCGTCATATGCAAGCCGCAATGCACGAGCCCGACTTCATCCTGTTCGCCAGCGACGCGACGATTTACGGGCTTTTCGGAATGGGCTTGCTTGTGCTCTCGCTCGTTTGCGCCATCGGCGACCGGCGTCGGCGCAATCGGCGACACATCGACCGGGTCGGCATCATGCCCTGGCGCGATCTGGGTGCGCTGACCGGCTTTGCCGGGCTGGTGCTGCTCGCATTTGCGGCGACCGGATGGCTCGCCGGCGGATAAGGGCGAAAGTCTAGAGACACGCCTCCAGATAAGCCTGATCGAAGCCGAACTGCCGGGCCTTCTCGAGAGTGTAGGGCCTGAGACCCGAGGAACGGAATTCGCCGATGATCTTGCCGTCGTCGCCCTCATCCAGATATTCGAAGTTGAACAGCTCCTGCGTCACGATCACGTCGCCTTCCATGCCGATCACCTCGGTGACATTGGTAGTGCGGCGCGACCCGTCGCGCAGGCGCTTCACCTGCACGATCAGGTCGACCGATTCGGCGATCTGACGACTGATGGCTTCCTTCGGGATCTTGATGTCGCCCATCAGGATCATGTTCTCCATACGGC from Aurantiacibacter spongiae carries:
- a CDS encoding NAD(P)H-binding protein, translating into MLAFLASDRRVCQMSDFGRVLLVGATGLVGRAILTRSIDLPKIRLQALARREIPLPRGARMELVLADAEDWPAIIATLQPDAVICALGTTRTKAGSREAFRAVDHDLVMDVANAAKANEATHFVMVSAAGADAASRNFYLRTKGETEEAVRALKFSRLDILRPGLLRGRRAGDRRPLESLAQLAAPIVDPFLRGGRARYRSIPTETVAKAALQGASAKARGSFVHANDGIARLARDLDRRMASTPHSG
- a CDS encoding ABA4-like family protein, producing MWNTIFGMANLWALLAWTVLIALPRKPVSLSALMYAGVGLLCLAYVLLVALVLGGLVHTGGEQGAISFTSVPGVRAIFSTDAGVTIGWIHYLALDLFAGLWIARDAEAKAYSRLLQAPVLLLTFMAGPAGLGVWLLVREGRARAVAGPRKRLR
- a CDS encoding DUF938 domain-containing protein, with protein sequence MKRHAPAADRNCLPIARELARDLPGRGTILEVASGTGQHAVTFARAFKRLIWQPSDCSGDALASIAAWRADSECTNLLSPLALDAASPEWPVEKVDAMVCINMVHISAPETTEGLFAGAGRLLAAGDPLILYGPFFEEGVDTASSNIAFDESLRARDASWGLRRVEWVDSLARRFSFIRARRAQLPANNILLVYRKEA
- a CDS encoding DMT family transporter, which codes for MAPATGNPSDDNPVLALILRIAGIAAFGTMAMFIKLASESGIHIVEIVFWRQAVSVPILLGWAMLAGGLSTLRTARPRSHAIRAGYGLVGMAFNFGGVILLPLAEATTFNFTSSIWAVILSATLLGEHVGKWRWSAVIAGFAGVLVIAQPGGGHVPLVGALVALGGAFMLALISIQIRDLSRTDKPMVIVFWFAFTSVVVTAPVLPFVATEHTSTQWLILLGIGLAGTAGQVLVTLALRYGEVSSVIVMDYSGLIWATLYGWLIFATLPTVWTWLGAPLVVLAGIIITWRESILRRRRLRDRHEVIGG
- a CDS encoding deoxyguanosinetriphosphate triphosphohydrolase yields the protein MIRAPYAADPAMTRGREFDQPGDGARGPRTAFQRDRDRIIHSIAFRRLAGKTQVFVAPDGDHYRVRLTHSLEVAQIGRVIARELRADEDLTEALCLAHDLGHPPFGHSGEDALDAALHNRGGFDHNGHTLRTVMRLDSPYCGISGLNLSWETLEGLAKHNGPVATPGWALRELDEQFPLDLRQWPSLEAQIAALADDIAYDNHDIDDGLRAGFLDLDDLLTLDFVAEHWRDAERRFPGAPREALLRELVRSQIGTMVNDVIETTRSKLEGMESPAQIREANAAVATFSSAMAQRERALKRFMYARLYHHGEQRETASRARALVARLYAAYDQQPSLMTQGWTDGAPAREPQRARHIADFIAGMTDRFAIDQYARIFGERPQGLSNV
- a CDS encoding entericidin A/B family lipoprotein gives rise to the protein MRKIVIAVALGALAFGATACNTVRGMGQDLESLANDVDRAT
- a CDS encoding aspartate/glutamate racemase family protein gives rise to the protein MRKLGLIGGMSWVSTRTYYDCINRIVQRHRGPRSSAPMLIESLDFERIYKLQTSEDWKRGAQVLTDSARRLAEAGAQMIVIGANSMHKVFEDVQAGVDVPILHIAECVGKRMEQEGVRRAALIGTRNVMTESFYRRRLVAHGVDLLPPDMGNVEMLDSIIYDELMVGRATRGAERALKSMFTDLEKDGAEAVVLACTELEQVVDTDANVLPVFDCTRIHAEAAAEWIMGDE